The genomic window CTTGATGGATCGATGAAGGTCGGCGTCCCTGCCAATCACGGGTGCCAGGAAGAGATGGTCCTGGGAGAAGTCAGTAACCGGATAGTTGTCCCAGATGACCAGGCTCCGGGGTTTGCCGGGTGACCCGTAGGTATCGCCCGCAGTTTCCGCCGATTTCGTGGTGATCCGGTGGGAGACCACGTCTTCACCCGTCCACTGCACCACAATTTCGGGGTTCAGTGCGCGGCCAAGTTCTTTCTTGTACGGCGTGCTTCCGGATCCGTTGTAGAAGGTGGGGACCGTTTCGAGCGGCAGGACACCTGCTTTGCCGGAGATGAACTTGGCATTGACGTCATTGACGAACGATGCCTGCGCTTTCGCCAGGTTCACCTGTCCGGCGCCGAATTCCCGGAGGTCCTCCGCGCATTGGACCTTGGTGGCGATGTCGTCCAAGGGAATCACGAACGAGCGCACCCCCAGCGAATACAGGGATTCAAGCTTTGCCACTGCATCCTCAAGGTCCGCTTCACGGGAATAGCAAACGTCAATCCCCGGCGAGAGAGCGTAGCTGAACCGGACGTGGTTGGCGGCCGCGGCGTCGATCAATTCCCGCAGCTCGCTGAGCTCCCTGTCCGAGTACAGCTCACGCCATTTGTCCCGGAGCAGGGGATCGTCTTTGGGCGAATAGATGTAGGTGTTCATTTTCTGGCTGCCCGCAAATTCAATGACATCCAAACGGGCTTCGTGGGACCAGGGCGTTCCGTAGAAGCCCTCGATCACACCACGTGTTTCCATCAGCGGCCAGTCACTTACCTGGACCGGGGCCACAGCGCCGTCCTTAAGCACCTGCCGGAGGGTCTGGACGGCGTGGAAAACGCCGTCGTCGTCGCGTCCGGCGAGAACCGCCGTCGGAATCCCGTCGGACTGTCCGGTTGCGATCGAATAGCCTTCAGCACGTCCAAGGGCATCACGGACTGAGGAGTCGCCGTCCACTTGCAAGGCTTTGAGGACCGGGCCCACCGCGGACTCAGTGCCCAGGTGGATGGCCGATGACCCTTCCTGTGGGGAGGGAAGGGCTGTCACAACCTCCGCGGTTCCTCCTGAGGCAGCAACGAGGTCCCGGACGGCGGCAGTCGAGGCCTGGTCCGTTCCGGCGGGTGCCACAACGTACACGTGCCCGGTGATGGGGACCGGGGCCCCATTCCCCAACCGGGCATGCTGAGGTACCGGGAAGATGCTTGGAACACCTGTACTGACTTCGGCTCCGCCTGGACCATCGGGACGCTCACGTGAAACAGCGAACCAGCCGGCGGCAACCAGGGCAGCTGCGAGCAACCCTGCCACCATCAGCAGAAGAGACCGCCGGCGCTTGGTGCCGGAGCCGGCGGGTGCGGTGTTCAATCAGATAACCCCTTGGGTACGCCGTTACCGGCTCACTGGAATGTTGAGTCAAGACAATCACACTGTTGGAGCATCAGATAGGGTCTGGAACGCACCCGCGCCCCACTAGTGTTGATCCGTGACCCTTCTCATTGCCGCCCTGGGTGTCCTGGGTGTCGCCTCTTCCGGACCGCTCATCGCGGGCACCCTGGGAGCGACTTCAGTGACGGCCTTGGCGATCGCTTTCTGGCGGAACGCGATTGGTGCCGTCGTCATGGCAGCTCCGGTGGCTATCCGCGAGCCGAAAGCGTTCAGCAGGATCACCCGGCGGGAATTTGGCTGGTCCACTGTTGCTGCCGTCGCACTGGCCTTCCACTTCGCCTGCTTCATTACCGCCCTCCAGTTGACGTCGGTGGCTGCCGCTACGGCCTTGGTGTGCTTGCAATCGGCATGGATCGCGGTGTTCCAGTTGTTCCGGGGAACGCGGCACCGCTGGCCGGTATTGGTTGGCCTGGGCATCGCTTTCGGCGGAGTCGTGGCCATCACGGGATTCGACATGGGCTCATCCCCTGAAGCACTGCTGGGTGACCTCTTGGCCCTGGCAGGCGGAGCACTGGCCGGCCTCTACACGCTGGCGGGAGGAAAGGCCCGCCAATCCATGGGAACCGGTACCTACACCACGCTCTGCTACGGCATGTGCGCGGCGATCGTGGCGGTGATGGCTTTGTTCAGCGCCCAGCCACTGACAGGGTTCGACGCCGGAGGCTGGCTTGGCATTATCGCCATCACCGTATGCGCGCAGTTGGTAGGACACACGGCCTTCAACCACTTGCTGGCCACAATGAGTCCGCTGCTGGTGTCCATGATCATCCTGCTGGAGATTCCGGGCGCTGCGATCCTTGCAGCCATCTTCCTTGCTGAGACCTTGCCTGCCGGGACCTATGCAGGACTGGCGCTGATCCTGGTTGGCCTGGCTGTAGTTGTCGCCGGGCAGCGGCGGGGCCGGGCTGAAGCAGACCGACGCGAAGCCGGGTTGGGCACTGACTGAGGATCCGCCGTCGGGCGCGGGCGCTTTGTCGCTGTACCGCTAAAGGCCACCGCGCCGGGCGCCCTGCGCGGCGTTGGACGTGTGGATGGCGCGGAGTATCTTGGCCGGGAAATATACCGAGAAGAACACCACCATGGGTGCTTTGAGTGCCATCTTCTTGACGTTGTGGGCCTTGTAGGTCCTGTCGAAGCGCTGCACGTAGTAGCGGTAATCGCGGGGTGAATCCTCCAACCGGCGGGCGGACATCCCGGAAACCATCTGTGGCACATACTGCACCTTGAGGTCGTGCTCGAAGAGGTGCAAGGAGAGATCGATATCCTCGTGCATCTCATCCTTGGGGTCCAGGCACGCTTCGTCGCGGATGGTCTCCCAAGCTGAACGTCGGAGAGCCATGTTGGAACCGAAGAGGAAATGGTACTGGTGCTTGGCCAGGCGCAGCATGAGTTGGCGCATCTTGTCGTCCGCCTTGAGGCCGAAGCGGCGCATGGGCATGTCGTAATAGACAACAGGACCCGTTGCGGCAGCGACCGACTGGTCCATGAACGCTTTTTGGACCTGTTCAACCCAATCCGGCTCCAGGACGGAATCCGCGTCGATACGTCCCACCACCTCGCTTGTGGCGTTGTTCAGCCCATGGTTGCGGGTGGGAATCAGGCCCTGAAAGGCTTCCTGGCGCAGGAGGATAATGGGGCTCTCGGGATATTCCTGCTGCATCTGGCGCACGATACGTGCGGTCCGGTCCGTGGAGAGGTTGTCCACCACGATGATCTCGTCAGCAGGAACGGACTGGTAAATGGCCGCGATGAG from Arthrobacter sp. StoSoilB20 includes these protein-coding regions:
- a CDS encoding beta-N-acetylglucosaminidase domain-containing protein: MNTAPAGSGTKRRRSLLLMVAGLLAAALVAAGWFAVSRERPDGPGGAEVSTGVPSIFPVPQHARLGNGAPVPITGHVYVVAPAGTDQASTAAVRDLVAASGGTAEVVTALPSPQEGSSAIHLGTESAVGPVLKALQVDGDSSVRDALGRAEGYSIATGQSDGIPTAVLAGRDDDGVFHAVQTLRQVLKDGAVAPVQVSDWPLMETRGVIEGFYGTPWSHEARLDVIEFAGSQKMNTYIYSPKDDPLLRDKWRELYSDRELSELRELIDAAAANHVRFSYALSPGIDVCYSREADLEDAVAKLESLYSLGVRSFVIPLDDIATKVQCAEDLREFGAGQVNLAKAQASFVNDVNAKFISGKAGVLPLETVPTFYNGSGSTPYKKELGRALNPEIVVQWTGEDVVSHRITTKSAETAGDTYGSPGKPRSLVIWDNYPVTDFSQDHLFLAPVIGRDADLHRSIKGIVTNPMIQPYLSLPAIFNYADLSWNGPAYKPGPSMDAALSLLAGPDPEVRAAVRAFVDLNQDWQDDELTPSAPELRRDVDQFWSEYDAGKSPSAALRNRAGLLQKLPTLLPRMAEPGFAQDGTAWIAAASEYGRGVEEAITMLEAAKREDTQAATAARSAVEGALKTAGAKTQPTLELGVVTPVLGNDELAAFIERALQRVPAA
- a CDS encoding DMT family transporter is translated as MTLLIAALGVLGVASSGPLIAGTLGATSVTALAIAFWRNAIGAVVMAAPVAIREPKAFSRITRREFGWSTVAAVALAFHFACFITALQLTSVAAATALVCLQSAWIAVFQLFRGTRHRWPVLVGLGIAFGGVVAITGFDMGSSPEALLGDLLALAGGALAGLYTLAGGKARQSMGTGTYTTLCYGMCAAIVAVMALFSAQPLTGFDAGGWLGIIAITVCAQLVGHTAFNHLLATMSPLLVSMIILLEIPGAAILAAIFLAETLPAGTYAGLALILVGLAVVVAGQRRGRAEADRREAGLGTD
- a CDS encoding glycosyltransferase family 2 protein codes for the protein MSADRPSAGAQQDGPVPPGVSIVIPAYNEESVIRQCLIAAIYQSVPADEIIVVDNLSTDRTARIVRQMQQEYPESPIILLRQEAFQGLIPTRNHGLNNATSEVVGRIDADSVLEPDWVEQVQKAFMDQSVAAATGPVVYYDMPMRRFGLKADDKMRQLMLRLAKHQYHFLFGSNMALRRSAWETIRDEACLDPKDEMHEDIDLSLHLFEHDLKVQYVPQMVSGMSARRLEDSPRDYRYYVQRFDRTYKAHNVKKMALKAPMVVFFSVYFPAKILRAIHTSNAAQGARRGGL